In the genome of Globicephala melas chromosome 7, mGloMel1.2, whole genome shotgun sequence, one region contains:
- the LOC115858710 gene encoding UDP-glucuronosyltransferase 1A1-like isoform X3, translated as MTAGSRGPRPLILGLLLCALGPALTQGGKLLVVPIDGSHWLSLVGIVQQLQHKGHDIVVLAPDASMYVKEGAFYTLKRYPVPFRREDLEVAFINLGRSVFENDPFLQRMVKIYKKIKDDSALLFSACSHLLHNKELMSSLAEGSFDAVLTDPFLPCGPIVAQYLAVPAVFFLNGLPCSLDFQGTQCPNPPSYVPRPLSFNSDRMTFLQRVKNILIALSESFLCNVVYSPYAPLASEVLQKDVTLQDLMSYASIWLLRSDFVNNYPRPIMPNTVFIGGINCASKKPLSQEFEAYVNASGEHGIVVFSLGSMVSEIPEQKATEIADALGKIPQTVLWRYTGTPPPNLAKNTKLVKWLPQNDLLGHPKTRAFITHSGSHGVYEGICNGVPMVMMPLFGDQMDNAKRIETRGAGVTLDILEMSSKDLENALKTVISDKSYKENIMRLSSLHKDRPMEPLDLAVFWVEFVMRHKGAPHLRPAAHDLTWYQYYSLDVIGFLLAVVLTVIFVTFKGCAFAFRKCFGKKERVKKSHKPKAH; from the exons ATGACAGCAGGGTCCCGGGGTCCACGTCCACTCATCCTGGGCCTGCTGCTGTGTGCGCTTGGCCCTGCCCTGACGCAGGGTGGGAAGCTGTTGGTGGTCCCCATAGACGGCAGCCACTGGCTGAGTTTGGTCGGGATCGTCCAGCAGCTGCAGCACAAGGGACATGACATAGTGGTCCTCGCACCCGACGCCTCCATGTACGTTAAAGAAGGGGCATTTTACACCTTGAAGAGGTATCCCGTGCCATTCCGAAGGGAGGACTTGGAAGTGGCTTTTATAAACCTTGGGCGTAGTGTTTTTGAGAACGACCCTTTTCTGCAGCGCATggtcaaaatatacaagaaaatcaaagatgactcgGCTCTACTCTTTTCCGCCTGCTCCCATTTACTGCACAACAAGGAGTTGATGTCCTCCCTGGCAGAAGGCAGCTTTGATGCTGTACTGACAGACCCTTTCCTTCCCTGCGGCCCCATCGTGGCCCAGTACCTGGCTGTGCCTGCTGTGTTCTTCTTGAATGGACTGCCGTGCAGCCTGGACTTTCAGGGTACCCAGTGCCCCAACCCACCGTCCTATGTGCCCAGGCCTCTGTCCTTTAACTCAGATCGCATGACCTTCCTGCAGCGGGTGAAGAACATACTCATTGCCTTGTCAGAGAGCTTTCTGTGCAATGTGGTTTATTCCCCGTACGCACCACTTGCCTCGGAAGTCCTTCAGAAAGACGTGACTCTCCAGGACCTTATGAGCTATGCATCTATCTGGCTTCTCAGAAGTGACTTTGTAAATAATTACCCAAGGCCCATCATGCCCAATACAGTTTTTATTGGTGGGATCAACTGCGCTAGCAAAAAGCCACTATCTCAG GAATTTGAAGCCTATGTAAATGCTTCTGGAGAACATGGAATTGTGGTCTTCTCTCTGGGCTCAATGGTCTCAGAGATTCCGGAGCAGAAAGCTACGGAAATTGCTGATGCTTTGGGCAAAATACCTCAGACA GTCCTGTGGCGGTACACTGGGACTCCACCGCCGAATCTTGCGAAGAATACAAAACTTGTCAAGTGGCTGCCCCAAAATGATCTGCTTG GTCACCCAAAGACTCGGGCCTTTATCACACATTCCGGCTCCCACGGTGTTTATGAAGGAATATGTAATGGTGTTCCGATGGTGATGATGCCCTTGTTTGGTGATCAGATGGACAATGCAAAGCGCATAGAGACCCGAGGGGCCGGAGTAACCTTGGACATCCTGGAAATGAGTTCAAAAGATTTAGAAAATGCCCTGAAAACTGTCATCAGTGACAAAAG CTATAAGGAGAACATCATGCGCCTCTCTAGCCTTCACAAGGACCGCCCCATGGAGCCTCTAGACCTGGCTGTATTCTGGGTGGAGTTTGTGATGAGGCACAAGGGGGCACCACACCTGCGCCCTGCGGCGCATGACCTCACCTGGTACCAGTACTACTCTTTGGATGTGATCGGCTTCCTCCTGGCGGTCGTACTGACGGTCATCTTCGTCACCTTTAAGGGCTGTGCCTTTGCCTTCCGGAAATGCTTCGGGAAAAAAGAGCGAGTGAAGAAATCTCATAAACCCAAGGCACACTGA
- the LOC115858710 gene encoding UDP-glucuronosyltransferase 1-2-like isoform X4: MDYYSGIKKNERMPFAATWMQLEIIIQSEEFEAYVNASGEHGIVVFSLGSMVSEIPEQKATEIADALGKIPQTVLWRYTGTPPPNLAKNTKLVKWLPQNDLLGHPKTRAFITHSGSHGVYEGICNGVPMVMMPLFGDQMDNAKRIETRGAGVTLDILEMSSKDLENALKTVISDKSYKENIMRLSSLHKDRPMEPLDLAVFWVEFVMRHKGAPHLRPAAHDLTWYQYYSLDVIGFLLAVVLTVIFVTFKGCAFAFRKCFGKKERVKKSHKPKAH, translated from the exons atggactattactcaggcataaaaaagaatgaaagaatgccatttgcagcaacatggatgcaactagagatcatcatacagagtgag GAATTTGAAGCCTATGTAAATGCTTCTGGAGAACATGGAATTGTGGTCTTCTCTCTGGGCTCAATGGTCTCAGAGATTCCGGAGCAGAAAGCTACGGAAATTGCTGATGCTTTGGGCAAAATACCTCAGACA GTCCTGTGGCGGTACACTGGGACTCCACCGCCGAATCTTGCGAAGAATACAAAACTTGTCAAGTGGCTGCCCCAAAATGATCTGCTTG GTCACCCAAAGACTCGGGCCTTTATCACACATTCCGGCTCCCACGGTGTTTATGAAGGAATATGTAATGGTGTTCCGATGGTGATGATGCCCTTGTTTGGTGATCAGATGGACAATGCAAAGCGCATAGAGACCCGAGGGGCCGGAGTAACCTTGGACATCCTGGAAATGAGTTCAAAAGATTTAGAAAATGCCCTGAAAACTGTCATCAGTGACAAAAG CTATAAGGAGAACATCATGCGCCTCTCTAGCCTTCACAAGGACCGCCCCATGGAGCCTCTAGACCTGGCTGTATTCTGGGTGGAGTTTGTGATGAGGCACAAGGGGGCACCACACCTGCGCCCTGCGGCGCATGACCTCACCTGGTACCAGTACTACTCTTTGGATGTGATCGGCTTCCTCCTGGCGGTCGTACTGACGGTCATCTTCGTCACCTTTAAGGGCTGTGCCTTTGCCTTCCGGAAATGCTTCGGGAAAAAAGAGCGAGTGAAGAAATCTCATAAACCCAAGGCACACTGA
- the LOC115858710 gene encoding UDP-glucuronosyltransferase 1A3-like isoform X5, with protein MDYPRPIMPNMVFIGGINCANRKPLSREFEAYVNASGEHGIVVFSLGSMVSEIPEQKATEIADALGKIPQTVLWRYTGTPPPNLAKNTKLVKWLPQNDLLGHPKTRAFITHSGSHGVYEGICNGVPMVMMPLFGDQMDNAKRIETRGAGVTLDILEMSSKDLENALKTVISDKSYKENIMRLSSLHKDRPMEPLDLAVFWVEFVMRHKGAPHLRPAAHDLTWYQYYSLDVIGFLLAVVLTVIFVTFKGCAFAFRKCFGKKERVKKSHKPKAH; from the exons GAATTTGAAGCCTATGTAAATGCTTCTGGAGAACATGGAATTGTGGTCTTCTCTCTGGGCTCAATGGTCTCAGAGATTCCGGAGCAGAAAGCTACGGAAATTGCTGATGCTTTGGGCAAAATACCTCAGACA GTCCTGTGGCGGTACACTGGGACTCCACCGCCGAATCTTGCGAAGAATACAAAACTTGTCAAGTGGCTGCCCCAAAATGATCTGCTTG GTCACCCAAAGACTCGGGCCTTTATCACACATTCCGGCTCCCACGGTGTTTATGAAGGAATATGTAATGGTGTTCCGATGGTGATGATGCCCTTGTTTGGTGATCAGATGGACAATGCAAAGCGCATAGAGACCCGAGGGGCCGGAGTAACCTTGGACATCCTGGAAATGAGTTCAAAAGATTTAGAAAATGCCCTGAAAACTGTCATCAGTGACAAAAG CTATAAGGAGAACATCATGCGCCTCTCTAGCCTTCACAAGGACCGCCCCATGGAGCCTCTAGACCTGGCTGTATTCTGGGTGGAGTTTGTGATGAGGCACAAGGGGGCACCACACCTGCGCCCTGCGGCGCATGACCTCACCTGGTACCAGTACTACTCTTTGGATGTGATCGGCTTCCTCCTGGCGGTCGTACTGACGGTCATCTTCGTCACCTTTAAGGGCTGTGCCTTTGCCTTCCGGAAATGCTTCGGGAAAAAAGAGCGAGTGAAGAAATCTCATAAACCCAAGGCACACTGA
- the LOC115858928 gene encoding dnaJ homolog subfamily B member 3 gives MVDYYEVLGVPRQASIEAIRKAYRKLALKWHPDKNPENKEEAERRFKRVAQAYEVLSDAKKRDIYDRYGEAGVQGGGGGQGGRPFGDPFEDPFEGVFTFRDPADVFREFFGGQDPFSSHLFGDLLENILGGRRSSRGSRSRSRESAPIFSTFSECPASGGGFSSFDRGFTSFGSLGNGGLSSFAMSCSGGTGNFKSMSTSTEIINGKKITTKRIIENGQERIEVEEDGELKSMMINGKEQLPHLDTK, from the coding sequence ATGGTGGACTACTACGAGGTGCTGGGCGTGCCCCGCCAGGCCTCCATCGAGGCCATCAGGAAGGCGTACCGCAAGCTGGCGCTTAAGTGGCACCCGGACAAAAACCCTGAGAACAAGGAGGAGGCGGAGAGGCGATTCAAACGAGTGGCCCAGGCCTACGAGGTGTTGTCAGACGCCAAGAAGAGGGACATCTACGACCGATACGGCGAGGCGGGAGTGCAGGGCGGCGGTGGCGGCCAGGGCGGCAGGCCCTTCGGGGACCCCTTCGAGGACCCCTTCGAGGGCGTCTTCACCTTCCGCGACCCGGCCGACGTCTTCAGGGAGTTCTTCGGCGGCCAGGACCCGTTTTCATCTCACTTATTCGGAGACCTGCTTGAGAACATTTTGGGCGGTCGGAGGAGCTCCCGgggaagcagaagcagaagcagagagtCCGCACCGATTTTCTCCACCTTCAGTGAATGTCCAGCATCTGGAGGcggtttttcttcctttgatagAGGATTTACCTCCTTTGGTTCTCTGGGCAATGGGGGCCTTTCTTCCTTCGCCATGTCTTGTAGTGGTGGGACGGGCAACTTCAAATCCATGTCGACTTCCACCGAAATCATTAATGGCAAGAAGATCACCACCAAGAGAATCATTGAGAATGGCCAAGAAAGGATAGAGGTGGAAGAAGACGGAGAGTTAAAGTCCATGATGATAAACGGCAAAGAGCAGTTACCACACCTTGACACCAAGTGA